A single region of the Sciurus carolinensis chromosome 16, mSciCar1.2, whole genome shotgun sequence genome encodes:
- the Taf1c gene encoding TATA box-binding protein-associated factor RNA polymerase I subunit C isoform X5: protein MLLSSRFLWDHGDIAFAPLGKLMLENFKLEGARSRSKKMTVVSVKRLLQDLGGHQPWGCPWACISHRQRRFSILGGPVLNRSVSSLLGKLLHEELTLRWERLLLDEAFTGGALAWVPGRTARVGQMVYPAGGALDKLCFQEVSLTSGGNPRVLGDPGCIQLQGPVRQVVTCTVQGETLLAVRSDYHCAVWKVSKQEPPTPLQVLQVEKGATGISLSPHLPGELAICSRSGAVCLWTPEDGPPDTLPQLAISPRLQQVYKDSETLVFRDPSPWRWADFTAHPRVLTVGDRTGVKIVDTQGPPGCGLLLFRGGAEASCQKGERVLVTQYLGQANSGCLPPTLHLVCTQLSLYLMDERLPLVPVLKWDHGLPSPPLLTRLLPPPGPGCPQPLLLGGQGGQLQLLHLTGAGSSTPRLAGPPQSLPSRTSSLSAFPLLEPKSQGQLQERLKAPTIGLAATVTHCASVPVLLVFQLSEAGDVFFQPFRLHRDPEPPGDPRPTCPAPEATASPQDPTPKPPTPSWTSQAITRCSRWLEALLEVPPAPAVWVAPTFSHRRLVGRMEPQKDEGRVPQGLRAAMAEERLLQRRDLGSPPRAEPPPAPESGPQDELTERLGAAWEGQGAAWWEKRQGRTSGPEGRARRPKRRSQLSNTFSSLTSGLDLPDASSPPRSPNQTSSEARPHPTGTPHSQELSQELWPQGIPSERRQTLRSYMAKLPLPKDTPGHSPTPASQQHTPALTGSRPHRKKPRMGF, encoded by the exons ATGTTACTGAGCAG CCGGTTCCTGTGGGATCATGGGGACATAGCCTTTGCACCACTGGGGAAGCTGATGCTGGAAAATTTCAAACTGGAGGGCGCCCGC AGCCGCTCCAAGAAGATGACAGTGGTCAGCGTGAAGAGGCTGCTGCAGGACCTTGGTGGACACCAGCCCTGGGG GTGTCCCTGGGCATGCATCAGCCATCGGCAGCGCCGCTTCTCCATCCTCGGGGGCCCAGTGCTGAACAGGTCGGTTTCCAGCCTCCTGGGCAAGCTGCTGCATGAGGAGCTGACCCTGCGCTGGGAGCGGCTACTCCTGGACGAGGCCTTCACCGGGGGCGCCTTGGCCTGGGTGCCTGGAAGGACAGCGCGGGTGGGCCAGATGGTCTACCCTGCAGGAGGTGCCCTGGACAAGCTGT GTTTCCAGGAGGTCAGTCTGACGTCAGGTGGCAATCCTCGGGTCCTTGGGGACCCTGGGTGCATCCAGCTACAGGGACCTGTCCGGCAGGTGGTGACCTGCACTGTCCAGGGAGAAA CTCTGCTGGCCGTCCGCTCCGACTACCACTGTGCCGTGTGGAAGGTCAGTAAGCAGGAACCACCGACGCCCCTGCAGGTGCTGCAGGTCGAGAAGGGGGCCACGGGGATCAGTCTCAG CCCTCACCTGCCCGGGGAGCTGGCCATCTGTAGCCGTTCTGGAGCCGTCTGTCTGTGGACCCCTGAGGACGG ACCCCCAGACACCCTCCCACAGCTTGCCATCTCCCCAAGGCTGCAGCAGGTCTACAAGGACTCCGAGACGCTTGTGTTCCGGGACCCTTCTCCCTGGCGCTGGGCCGACTTCACTGCCCACCCTCGGGTGCTAACTGTGGGTGACCGCACTGGGGTGAAGATAGTGGACACTCAG GGCCCACCAGGCTGCGGACTGCTGCTTTTCCGTGGGGGAGCAGAGGCCTCCTGTCAGAAAGGAGAACGTGTCCTGGTCACCCAGTACCTGGGGCAGGCCAACTCTGgctgccttcctcccaccctccatcTCGTCTGTACCCAG ctCTCGCTCTACCTGATGGACGAGCGCCTGCCCCTGGTGCCGGTGCTGAAGTGGGACCACGGCCTCCCTTCCCCGCCCCTGCTGACCCGCCTGCTGCCTCCACCCGGCCCTGGCTGCCCGCAACCCTTGCTCCTGGGAGGCCAGGGGGGGCAGCTGCAGCTGCTGCACCTCACAG GAGCGGGGTCCTCCACACCCCGGCTGGCAGGACCCCCCCAGTCTCTTCCCTCCAGGACCAGTTCTCTCTCCGCATTTCCCCTCCTGGAACCCAAGAGCCAGGGGCAGTTGCAGGAGCGTCTCAAAGCTCCAACCATAG GTCTGGCCGCCACTGTCACACACTGTGCTTCTGTGCCAGTCCTGTTGGTCTTCCAACTCTCCGAGGCTGGAGACGTCTTCTTCCAGCCCTTCCGCCTCCACCGAGACCCCGAGCCTCCTGGTGACCCCAGGCCCACCTGCCCTGCACCTGAGGCCACAGCATCCCCCCAGGACCCAACTCCCAAGCCTCCCACACCCTCCTGGACTTCCCAGGCCATCACCCGCTGCAGCCGCTGGCTGGAGGCCCTGCTGGAGGTGCCCCCTGCTCCTGCTGTGTGGGTTGCACCCACCTTCTCCCACCGCCGCCTGGTAGGCCGCATGGAGCCACAAAAAGATGAAGGGAGAGTGCCACAGGGCCTCCGGGCAGCCATGGCCGAAGAGCGGCTCCTGCAGCGGAGGGACCTGGGCTCACCACCCAGGGCAGAGCCGCCCCCTGCACCCGAGTCAGGCCCACAGGATGAGCTCACTGAGCGTTTGGGGGCTGCCTGGGAAGGCCAGGGGGCTGCTTGGTGGGAGAAGCGGCAGGGCAGGACCTCTGGGCCTGAGGGACGGGCCAGGCGGCCCAAACGCCGGAGCCAGCTCTCTAACACGTTCTCCTCACTCACCAGCGGCTTGGACCTCCCAGATGCCAGCAGCCCCCCTCGCAGCCCAAACCAGACATCCTCAGAGGCCAGGCCTCACCCCACAGGGACCCCGCACTCCCAGGAGCTGAGCCAGGAGCTGTGGCCCCAAGGCATCCCCTCAGAGCGGCGGCAAACCCTCCGCAGCTACATGGCCAAGCTCCCACTTCCAAAGGACACCCCAGGACATAGCCCAACACCCGCCtcccagcagcacacacctgcCCTGACTGGCTCACGGCCCCACAGGAAGAAGCCACGAATGGGTTTCTGA
- the Taf1c gene encoding TATA box-binding protein-associated factor RNA polymerase I subunit C isoform X6, translated as MVYPAGGALDKLCFQEVSLTSGGNPRVLGDPGCIQLQGPVRQVVTCTVQGETLLAVRSDYHCAVWKVSKQEPPTPLQVLQVEKGATGISLSPHLPGELAICSRSGAVCLWTPEDGPPDTLPQLAISPRLQQVYKDSETLVFRDPSPWRWADFTAHPRVLTVGDRTGVKIVDTQGPPGCGLLLFRGGAEASCQKGERVLVTQYLGQANSGCLPPTLHLVCTQLSLYLMDERLPLVPVLKWDHGLPSPPLLTRLLPPPGPGCPQPLLLGGQGGQLQLLHLTGAGSSTPRLAGPPQSLPSRTSSLSAFPLLEPKSQGQLQERLKAPTIGLAATVTHCASVPVLLVFQLSEAGDVFFQPFRLHRDPEPPGDPRPTCPAPEATASPQDPTPKPPTPSWTSQAITRCSRWLEALLEVPPAPAVWVAPTFSHRRLVGRMEPQKDEGRVPQGLRAAMAEERLLQRRDLGSPPRAEPPPAPESGPQDELTERLGAAWEGQGAAWWEKRQGRTSGPEGRARRPKRRSQLSNTFSSLTSGLDLPDASSPPRSPNQTSSEARPHPTGTPHSQELSQELWPQGIPSERRQTLRSYMAKLPLPKDTPGHSPTPASQQHTPALTGSRPHRKKPRMGF; from the exons ATGGTCTACCCTGCAGGAGGTGCCCTGGACAAGCTGT GTTTCCAGGAGGTCAGTCTGACGTCAGGTGGCAATCCTCGGGTCCTTGGGGACCCTGGGTGCATCCAGCTACAGGGACCTGTCCGGCAGGTGGTGACCTGCACTGTCCAGGGAGAAA CTCTGCTGGCCGTCCGCTCCGACTACCACTGTGCCGTGTGGAAGGTCAGTAAGCAGGAACCACCGACGCCCCTGCAGGTGCTGCAGGTCGAGAAGGGGGCCACGGGGATCAGTCTCAG CCCTCACCTGCCCGGGGAGCTGGCCATCTGTAGCCGTTCTGGAGCCGTCTGTCTGTGGACCCCTGAGGACGG ACCCCCAGACACCCTCCCACAGCTTGCCATCTCCCCAAGGCTGCAGCAGGTCTACAAGGACTCCGAGACGCTTGTGTTCCGGGACCCTTCTCCCTGGCGCTGGGCCGACTTCACTGCCCACCCTCGGGTGCTAACTGTGGGTGACCGCACTGGGGTGAAGATAGTGGACACTCAG GGCCCACCAGGCTGCGGACTGCTGCTTTTCCGTGGGGGAGCAGAGGCCTCCTGTCAGAAAGGAGAACGTGTCCTGGTCACCCAGTACCTGGGGCAGGCCAACTCTGgctgccttcctcccaccctccatcTCGTCTGTACCCAG ctCTCGCTCTACCTGATGGACGAGCGCCTGCCCCTGGTGCCGGTGCTGAAGTGGGACCACGGCCTCCCTTCCCCGCCCCTGCTGACCCGCCTGCTGCCTCCACCCGGCCCTGGCTGCCCGCAACCCTTGCTCCTGGGAGGCCAGGGGGGGCAGCTGCAGCTGCTGCACCTCACAG GAGCGGGGTCCTCCACACCCCGGCTGGCAGGACCCCCCCAGTCTCTTCCCTCCAGGACCAGTTCTCTCTCCGCATTTCCCCTCCTGGAACCCAAGAGCCAGGGGCAGTTGCAGGAGCGTCTCAAAGCTCCAACCATAG GTCTGGCCGCCACTGTCACACACTGTGCTTCTGTGCCAGTCCTGTTGGTCTTCCAACTCTCCGAGGCTGGAGACGTCTTCTTCCAGCCCTTCCGCCTCCACCGAGACCCCGAGCCTCCTGGTGACCCCAGGCCCACCTGCCCTGCACCTGAGGCCACAGCATCCCCCCAGGACCCAACTCCCAAGCCTCCCACACCCTCCTGGACTTCCCAGGCCATCACCCGCTGCAGCCGCTGGCTGGAGGCCCTGCTGGAGGTGCCCCCTGCTCCTGCTGTGTGGGTTGCACCCACCTTCTCCCACCGCCGCCTGGTAGGCCGCATGGAGCCACAAAAAGATGAAGGGAGAGTGCCACAGGGCCTCCGGGCAGCCATGGCCGAAGAGCGGCTCCTGCAGCGGAGGGACCTGGGCTCACCACCCAGGGCAGAGCCGCCCCCTGCACCCGAGTCAGGCCCACAGGATGAGCTCACTGAGCGTTTGGGGGCTGCCTGGGAAGGCCAGGGGGCTGCTTGGTGGGAGAAGCGGCAGGGCAGGACCTCTGGGCCTGAGGGACGGGCCAGGCGGCCCAAACGCCGGAGCCAGCTCTCTAACACGTTCTCCTCACTCACCAGCGGCTTGGACCTCCCAGATGCCAGCAGCCCCCCTCGCAGCCCAAACCAGACATCCTCAGAGGCCAGGCCTCACCCCACAGGGACCCCGCACTCCCAGGAGCTGAGCCAGGAGCTGTGGCCCCAAGGCATCCCCTCAGAGCGGCGGCAAACCCTCCGCAGCTACATGGCCAAGCTCCCACTTCCAAAGGACACCCCAGGACATAGCCCAACACCCGCCtcccagcagcacacacctgcCCTGACTGGCTCACGGCCCCACAGGAAGAAGCCACGAATGGGTTTCTGA